The nucleotide sequence TGTACAACGGCCTTATAATCCGACTTGAAGAGCTTGTTTCCAGAAAAGTCTCTTTCAGGCCAACAATGAAGTCACTGAACACCACAGTAGAGAAGGTGGTGACTCTGGACCACAACCACAGACCAGGACACCTGTTCAAATGTCTTTGGGTCATGAGGTCTCTTGACTGGACGGGTTCACAGCGAGGTCAGGTCCTGGACCTCCAGCAGCATGGCGTCCTGCTCCGTCCTCAGCTGGTCTCTGACCTGGAGGCGCCCCACAAGCTCTGAACTCAGGTCTAGAAaggacacatgaacacacagttgAGAGCAACTCTTCATCAGATCCGAGAGGACCTGTAGGACCACTTGGGGGGGTACCTTGTATGGCTGTGCTGAGGGACGTGGACAGAGACTTCAGGTCCGGTATAGAGAACTTCTGTAAGTCACTGTGCTCCAGATGTTTCCTCTGGACCACCGGATCATTGGATGCTTGAGTCTGAAAGGAGAATCAGGAGAGGAGAAACGTGAGTGGACATCCAGGAGAGGACAACCAGGAGGTGGGGGAGTCAGAGACAGCAGGACGACCAGACGTCTGACTCACCAGAGGTTTGTGGTCCGATCTCAGCCGGTCTCGTAGGTTCCTTAGCGTGTTCCTGAAGCCTCTGGATTTGGGTTTCTCTGGTTTGGCAGGTGGAAGCAGTTGGACCTGGACTGTTCCTCTCTTCATCATCACACAACATGTGGGAGGAAGAGCATGAGATGACTGGAGGAACTCTCATGGAGAGGGTAGCATCAGGGTACTCCgattgatcgatcgattgattgatcacCTGACCTGGCTGACATTCTAAATACTTTGATCCATGTTTTTGATCagaacagtgaaaaacatagaAGCGGTTAAAACCtccagctgatcagctgattggAGGAATATTCTATCCTGCAAACCTCCAGCAGGAAAACTTacttgtgtgtttcctgtcttattgatctcctcctcatcttcctcactttcGCTGTCATTGATGAAGCAGAGCTGAAGATTCATCTGCGTCTGCAGGCTGGAGGACACACACCAATCAAACAGGCTGCCGGTGGATGACGGTGCAGCACGGAGACCTCTGATTGGTCATCTAGACTCAGTGGAACCATTAATGTGAACCAGGTTTGattgttgtcagtgtgtgtgtgtgtgtgtgtgtgtgtgtgtgtgtgtgtgtgtgtgtgtgtgtgtgtgagcatgcataCCGTGAGGTGAGAGCCAACACGTGGCTGTTACAGGCGTCATCTCTGTCCTCCCCATTCTCTGCTCTCCACCCTCTGTCCTCTGTCACTGGAGCTCTGCCTCGTTCCAGACTGACCccaccctgacacacacatcacaggtCATCACAGGTCACTACAGGTCACCACAGGTCGctacaggtgacacacacacaccacaatctGCTGTTAGCtcatactttattaattacTAACtgggttgtcctcctgtaggaactaaatgatgtaggaaccaatgttggtcTGGTGATGTTTCTGCCCAGAAGCATTAACCACTGAACTCTGGATACTTTGCTAGTTGATGTCAACTATTGGtgattaactgagaaacttaatgaaataaaacagagtcatcaaacataaaggggcgtgtctgacttttgatgagcaggaagtgacatcactcacgtcagtgtggtggaacacctcagtggattaaagctgggtttagcctctacaccccccaggagaaaattcattcagcagaggtagagatgttaaagttacattacagtactacaggattttaatattctgtgttgttttaatgtcctgttagtgtttctggt is from Antennarius striatus isolate MH-2024 chromosome 23, ASM4005453v1, whole genome shotgun sequence and encodes:
- the si:dkey-6n21.12 gene encoding schwannomin-interacting protein 1, producing MDGEKERQRQQGEEKESNEAEKDRSGDNTEDEEDKDEGAEDAALLWQEGYNEDNLSLPIMHWEALSLRIAELEKQEQEKKEKMAKGGVSLERGRAPVTEDRGWRAENGEDRDDACNSHVLALTSRLQTQMNLQLCFINDSESEEDEEEINKTGNTQRGTVQVQLLPPAKPEKPKSRGFRNTLRNLRDRLRSDHKPLTQASNDPVVQRKHLEHSDLQKFSIPDLKSLSTSLSTAIQDLSSELVGRLQVRDQLRTEQDAMLLEVQDLTSL